Part of the Faecalibacterium duncaniae genome, TCCCGAACCTGCTGGTCAACGGCAGTCAGGGCATTGCCGTTGGTATGGCTACCAACATCCCGCCCCACAACCTGAGTGAGGTCATTGACGGCTGTGTGGCCTATATCGAGGACCCGGACATCGACCTGCCCGGCCTGATGGAGCACATCAAGGGCCCCGATTTCCCCACCGCCGGCATCATCATGGGCCGCAGTGGCATCCGTGCTGCCTACGCCACCGGCCGCGGCAAGATCACCCTGCGCGGCCGCGCCACCATTGAAGAAAAGAAGAATGGCCGCGCCCAGATCATCGTGACCGAGATTCCCTACATGGTCAACAAGGCACGCCTCATTGAGAACATTGCCGACCTGGTCAAGGAAAAGCGGATCGAGGGCATCAGTGACCTGAACGATGAGACCAACCGCAAGGGAATGCGCATCGTCATTGACGTGCGCAAGGATGCCAACCCCCAGGTCGTTCTGAATCAGCTGTACCAGTACACCCAGCTGCAGGATACCGTGGGTGTCATCATGCTGGCCATCGACCACAAGGTGCCCAAGGTGATGACCCTGAAGCAGATGATCCAGAAGTATGTCGAGTTCCAGGACGAGGTGGTGCGCCGCCGCACCCAGTATGACCTGAAAAAGGCCCGGGAACGCGCCCATATTCTGGAAGGCCTGAAGAAGGCCACCGACATTGTGGATGAGCTGATCGCCACCATCCGTGCCTGCAAGGGCGGCATGAGCGAGGCCAAGGCTGCCATCATGGAGCAGTTCGGCTTTGATGACCCGCAGGCAGATGCCATCGTCAAGCTGCAGCTGGGCCGTCTGGCTGGTCTGGAGATCCTGAAGATCGAGGAAGAGCTGGGCTCCCTGAACGCCAAGATCCGGGATTGGGAAGAGATTCTGGCCGATGATGCCCGCGTGCTGGAGATCGTCAAGAGCGAGCTGCTGGAAATGAAGCGCCGCTTTGGCGATGACCGCCGCACCGAGATCGAGACCGTGACCGGCGAGGTAGATATCGAGGACCTGATCGCTGAGGAGCAGTGCGTTTATACCCTGACCGAGGCCGGTTATATCAAGCGCCAGCTCAAGGCCACTTATCAGGCCCAGAAGCGCGGCGGCCGCGGCATCTCCGGCATGACCCGCAAGGAAGAGGACATCGTGCAGGAGATGTTCGTGGGCTCCACCCATGATTACGTCCTGTTCGTTACCGATAAGGGCCGCCTGTTCCGCATCAAGGGCTACACCATTGCCGAGGGCAGCCGCACCAGCAAGGGCACCAACATCGTCAACCTGCTGCAGCTGGCCGAGGGCGAAAAGGTCACCAACATGCTCTGCCAGAGCAAGGATACGGCCAATGAGGGCGGTTTCGTGACCATGGTCACAAAGCAGGGCCTCATCAAGCGCACCCCGCTGGAGCAGTATGCAAACATCCGCAAGAGCGGCCTGATCGGCATTGCCCTGAACGAGGGGGATGCGCTGGCCTGGACAAGACTGACCTCCGGCCACGATATGCTCATCGTTGCCACCCGCAACGGTCAGGCCATCCGCTTCAATGAGGAGGATGCCCGTCCCATGGGCCGCAGCGGCCACGGCGTGCGCGCCATCAAGCTGGCCGAGGGCGACGAGGTCGTGGGTGTCTGCATCTGCCGTGAGAACGCCACCATCCTGACCGTGACCGAGAACGGCAAGGGCCGCCGGTCCGACATCGACACCTACCGCATCACCGCCCGCGGCGGCAAGGGCATCCGCAACTACGATGCCTCCAAGGACAAGGTCGCCGCGGTCAAGATCGTGGACGATGTGGATGACGTGCTGCTGAGCAGCCAGGAGGGCATCATCATCCGCCTGCACGCCAATGAGATCCCGGTGCAGAGCCGTTACGGCTCCGGTGTCCGTGTCATGCGTCTGGGCGAGAATGATAAGGTCATGGTCCTGGCCCGTACCGACCACGACGATGAAGCCCAGACCGAGACAGTAGAGGCTGAGGAAGGCGATGAGCCCACCGCAGAGCAGCTGGCCGCCATGGAAGCAGCCGATGAGGCCTCCGCCTCCGAGGCACCGGCTGAGGATTGAGCCTCTCCTGCCAGATAAAATAAAAGAGTTAGCCTGGACTTCTATCAGAAAATATGATAGACTAACGAAACGATCACAAAATCCCATGGGGGAGTAGCAGGCGCTGTTTGCAGACGGCGCAGCAAGTCAACACAATGACAGCACTGCTGTCTGGCTTGCTTTCATTTGCGAGACTCATGTGTTATGGTGCGGAGTACCACGCCCAACACATGGAGTTCATTTGTAAAAAATGACCCGAGACCGGATGTGCACGCGCGCCGATCTCGGGTTTTGTTTTGCCGCACCGTAATTTTGGTCAGATTCAGGAGGCATTCAGTTATGGAATGGAGTTTTTTGTTTTTTCTCAACAGTGCACTGCTGGGCGTGGGCCTTGCCATGGACGCGTTTTCGGTCTCGATGGCAAACGGTCTGCATGACCCCGGCATGTCCCGAAAAAGGATGTGCATCATTGCGGGCACCTTTGGCGTGTTTCAGGCCGTGATGCCCATGACAGGCTGGGTCTGTGTCCATACCATCGTGGAGATGTTCTCTTCCTTTGAAACATTCATTCCCTGGATCGCCCTTGCCCTGCTGGGCTATATCGGCGGCAAGATGCTGATCGATGGCATCCGGGGCGAGGAAACCGAGGAAGCCGCCGCGCTGAGTGCCGGTGCCCTCTTTATGCAGGGCGTGGCCACCAGCATTGATGCCCTCTCGGTCGGCTTTACCATTGCGGAGTATGGCTGGCTGATGGCGCTGGCAGCTTCCGGCATCATTGCCGTCGTCACCTTCTTCCTCTGCATGGCGGGCCTGCGCATCGGCAAAAAGTTCGGCACAAAGCTCTCCGGCAAGGCCTCTGTGCTGGGCGGTGTCATCCTCATCGGCATTGGGCTGGAGATCTTCATCTCCGGCGTGTTCTTCTGAAAAAGGGGCAAAGAAAACCGGCACAGCGTCAGGCAGGCGCTGTGCCGGTTTTGTTCCCCGTGGAACATTTTTTAAGGGTGCATTATTTTTCCGGCTCAAAGTAGTCGGCATATTCCCCGGTGAGCTTAGAGCCCAGCCGACGGATGCCGCCGTAGAGGTGGCGCTCCACCAGCGGCTCAAAGGCGGCAAGATCACACCGCTCAATGGCGGCAATGATGTTCTGGTGGTCGGCGATCACCTCGTCCAGCCCGCCGCTGGTCATGGTGTCCAGCATCCGGAAGCGGCTGTAATCGGCGTGGGCGTTCTGTAAGGTGCGCCACAGATACATTTTTCCCATGGCGGCAAACCATGTCTCGTGGAGCAGGCGGTCTGCCTCATAGAGCTTGTTGTAGTCGATCTCCTCGGCGCGGGCCAGCGCGGCGTAGGCATCGGTCCGCCGCCGGATGAGCGCCCGCTGTTCCGGCGTGCACTTGGGCGAGAAGTCCCGCAGGACGCGGGCTTCCACGGCGGTGCGCTCGTAGATGAGCTCATCCACGATCTCCCGGTTCAGCCGGGTCACAGTGGTACCCTTGTAGGGCACGATCTTCACCAGCCCGTTCTCCTGCAGCCGCTGCAGCACCACCCGGATCATGGAGCGCGGTGCCCCAAAGCGGGCACAGAGCGGGTTTTCACTCAACGAACTGCCCGGCCGCAGGGTCAGGTCGATGATCTCCCGCTCCAGTACAGCGTAAATTTCAGCGTCGGTCTTGTACTCTTCCATAATACCACCCTTCCTAAACCCCACCGTCAATGCTTCGCATTGCCACCGCCCCTGGTAGGGGCGGCTCTGGCGTTTTGTAAAGTTTTACAAGTTACCCGTTATGCCAAGGGCTCCACTCCTAGGGGAGCTGTCACCGCAGGTGACTGAGGGGTTTAAGTCCCACGGCGCTTTGATCGGTTTCTCCAATTGAAACGCCATCTTCTCCCCCGTCTCCGGGTGGACGAACTGCAGCCCTGCGCTCTGCAGGGCAATGTCCCCTTTGAATCGGCTGCCATATTTGCCGTCTCCGTAAAGCGGGTGCTTCCGGGAGGCAAACTGCACCCGGATCTGATGTGTCCGCCCGGTGTGGAGCGTGATCTCCGCAAGGCTCAGGGAACCGTCCGGTGCCGTCTCCACGATGCGGTATTCCAGCACGGCTTCCCGTACCCCCTTGCGGGGGCGCTTTACCGGAAAGACCCGGCCCTTCCGGCTGTCCTTGAACAGATAGTCCCGCAGGATGCCCTCGGGCGGCAGCTGTTCGTCCGGCCCGCCTGCGATCACGGCCCGGTATGTTTTAAGGAAGCAGGGCTGTGCCGGTGCACCGGGGCCAGCCTCTACTCTGCCGTCCAGAATGGCATAAGCCTGCTGGCTCTCCGTCACCTGTTTTGTCAGGGCAGCAGCGGCTCCGGGGGTTCTGGCATAGACCATCAGCCCCGAAACGCCGGTGTCCAGCCGATGGATGACCCCAACGTATGCATCCGGCCTGCCCCACCGCTGGCGCAGGGCAGCGGGCACGCCCTCCTCGCTGGTCAGCCCGGCGGGCTTGTCCAGCACCACAAGGGCAGTATCTTCGTAGAGAATGTTCACAGCTTGCCCTCGTCCAACAGGGCCTTGAGCTTGAGCACGCCTGCAATGGTCTTGCCGTCCTTGATCTCGCCGCGCATCACCATCTCATAGGCCTGGGTCAGCGGTACCCGGTCAGGGGTCAGAAACTCGTCCGTATCCAGATGCATCCGGGTCTCATGCAGACCGGTGGCCACCCAGGTGTAGATGATCTCGGTATCATAGCCCACGGTGGGGTAGAACTCGCCCAGGGAGGTGTACTTGTCGGCGGTCAGGCCGCACTCCTCCTCCAGCTCCCGCTTGGCGGCTTCAAAGGGATTCTCCCCTTTTTCCAGCTTGCCGGCGGGCAGCTCCCACAGCTCCTGCTGCATGGCGTAGCGGAACTGGCGCACCATGCAGATGGTGCCGTCCTCAAAGTAGGGCACGATGCAGGCTCCGCCGTGGTGGTGGACCACCTCGCGGGTGGCGGTCTTTCCATTTTCCAAAAGGGCGGTATCCTTGGTCAGGGTGACCACCCGGCCCTCGAACAGCACCTCACTTGTGAGCGTCTTTTCAAAATGTGCAGCGTCCATCGTATTTGCGTCCTTTCCAGATGATAATGATGCTGGTTCAAGTTTACGGCAACAAAGCGCCGGTTGTCAATTCAAAATTGAGGATAAATTAAGAAAAATACAGCAAAAAAGCCGGATTCTTAATAATCTGTCAGGTTAGATGCAACAAAAAACACAAGCGTAAAAAAGCACCAAAAAATTTCTTGAAATTTTGTTGCGTTTTGCCAGTGGGTTTGCATTTACTTTGAGGGCGGAATTTGCTAATATAATATATGAGCAATAGTGCCTTTTGGGGTTCTCCGGCCCCAGCGGGGCGCGATTGCCCCGCGCAAAAGGTACCAAATTCTGAACAATGGAGGAAGAAAAATGCCTAGAGCAAAGCAAACCATGGATGGCAATACCGCTGCCGCTCATGTAGCATACGCCTACACGGACGTGGCTGCTATCTACCCCATTACCCCGTCTTCTCCGATGGCTGACTCTGTGGACCAGTGGTCCGCAGCCGGTCAGAAGAACATCTTCGGCAACCAGGTCAAGGTCGTCGAGATGGAGTCTGAGGCCGGCGCTGCCGGCGCTGTGCACGGCTCTCTGGGTGCAGGTGCTGTTACCACCACCTTCACCGCTTCTCAGGGCCTGCTGCTGATGATCCCCAACATGTACAAGATCGCTGCTGAGCAGCTGCCCTGCGTGTTCGATGTTTCTGCACGTACCGTTGCTACCCAGTCCCTGAACATCTTCGGTGATCACAGCGACGTTATGGCATGCCGCCAGACCGGCTTCGCAATGCTGGTCGAGAGCAGCGTGCAGGAAGTTATGGATCTGTCCCCTGTTGCCCATCTGGCAGCAATCGAGGGCCGGGTTCCCTTCCTGAACTTCTTCGATGGCTTCCGTACTTCTCACGAGTACCAGAAGATCGAGAAGTGGGACTACGCTGATCTGAAGGAAATGTGCAACATGAAGGCTGTTGAGGAGTTCCGTGCCAAGGCTCTGAACCCCGAGCACCCCAAGATGCGCGGTTCCCACGAGAACGGCGACGTGTTCTTCCAGCACCGTGAGGCCTGCAACTCCGCTTACGACGCACTGCCCGCAGTGGTCGAGAAGTACATGGCCAAGATCAACGAGAAGCTGGGCACCAACTACGATCTGTTCAACTACTACGGCGCACCCGATGCTGACCGTGTTATGATCGCTATGGGCTCTGTCTGCGACGTTGCTGACGAAGTCATCGATTACCTGAACGCCAAGGGCGAGAAGGTCGGTATCGTCAAGGTCCGCCTGTACCGTCCCTGGGTGTCCTCCGCTCTGCTGAAGGTCCTGCCCAAGACTGCCAAGAAGGTTGCAGTTCTGGATCGTACCAAGGAGCCCGGCTCCCTGGGCGAGCCCCTGTACCTGGATGTTGCTGCTACCCTGCGTGAGGCTGGCCTGAACGATGTCGTCCTGACCGGCGGCCGTTACGGCCTGGGCAGCAAGGACACTCCCCCGTCCTCCATCTTCGCTCTGTTCAAGGAGCTGGAGAAGGATCAGCCCAAGGAGCGCTTCACTCTGGGCATCACCGATGATGTCACCGGTCTGTCCCTGCCCGAGGTCAAGCCCGCTCCCATCACCGCAGCTGCTGGCACCAAGGAGTGCAAGTTCTGGGGTCTGGGCGGCGACGGTACTGTCGGCGCAAACAAGAACTCCGTCAAGATCATCGGCGACCACACTGATAAGTATGTTCAGGCATACTTCCAGTATGACTCCAAGAAGACCGGCGGCGTGACCATCAGCCACCTGCGTTTCGGCGACAAGCCCATCCGCAGCCCCTACTACATCAACCAGGCTGACTTCGTGGCCTGCCACAACCCCGCTTACATCCACATGGGCATGAAGATGGTCCAGGATGTCAAGCCCGGCGGCGTGTTCATGATCAACTGCCAGTGGACCGATGAGGAGCTGGGCCAGCACCTGAACGCTGAGGCCAAGAAGTACATTGCTGACAACAACATTCAGCTGTACACCATCAACGCCATCGATAAGGCAATCGAAATCGGTATGGGCAAGCGCACCAATACCATCCTGCAGTCCGCTTTCTTCAAGCTGGCTGACGTTATGCCCATCGAGGACGCTGTCAACTTCATGAAGCAGGCAGCTCAGAAGAGCTACGGCAAGAAGGGCCAGGACGTTGTTGAGATGAACTGGAAGGCCATCGATGCTGGTGTTGACGCGATCCACAAGGTCGACGTTCCCGCTTCCTGGTCCAACCCCGAGGCTGATCCCGCTCCCAAGGCTCTCACCGGCCGTCCGGAGCTGGTCAAGCAGATCCGTGATGTCATGGAGCCCATCGCTCGTATGGACGGCGACAGCCTGCCCGTTTCCGCTTTCGTTGCAAATGCAAACGGCGAGTGGGAGCAGGGCGCATCCGCATACGAGAAGCGCGGCACCGCTGTGAACGTTCCCGAGTGGGATGCTTCCAAGTGCGTCGGCTGCAACCAGTGTGCATTCGTCTGCTCTCATGCTACCATCCGTCCCTTCCAGCTGACCGCTGACGAGCTGGCAGCTGCTCCTGCTCAGACCAAGAGCCGTGACAACCGCCCCGCAAACGAGTACAAGTTTGTGATGGCTGTTTCTCCTCTGGACTGCATGGGCTGCGGCGAGTGCGTCACCGTCTGCCCCACCAAGGCAATTGCTATGGTTCCTCAGGAGAGCCAGGCCGATCAGCAGGCAGTCTTCGACTACTGCGTCGCCAACATCTCCAAGAAGCCCAGCAAGTTTGCTGATGACACCGTTATTGGTTCTCAGTTCAACCAGCCCCTGCTGGAGTTCTCTGGCTCCTGTGCAGGCTGTGCTGAGACCTCTTACGCTCGCCTGATCACTCAGCTGTTCGGCGAGAAGATGTACATCTCCAACGCTACCGGCTGCTCCTCTATCTGGGGCGGTACCGCTTCCATCTCTCCGTACACCGTCAACAAGGACAGCGGCCATGGTCCTGCATGGTGCAACTCCCTGTTCGAGGATAACGCTGAGCATGGTCTGGGCCTGTACCTCGGCCAGAAGACCGTTCGTGAGAACCTGATCAAGCGCATTGCTGAGGTTGCTGGTTCTGACAAGGCTTCCGCTGAGCTGAAGGCTGCCTTCGACAAGTTCATGGAGACCAAGAACAACACCAAGGCAAACGACGAACCCGCCAAGGCTCTGATCGCTGAGCTGGAGAAGGCTGCTGCCGCTGGCTGCACCGAGTCCGCTGAGATCCTGAAGAGCAAGGAGTTCATCGCCAAGAAGTCCGTCTGGATCTTCGGTGGTGACGGCTGGGCATACGACATCGGCTTCGGCGGCCTGGATCACGTCCTGGCTTCCGGCGAGGATGTCAACGTCATGGTCTTCGATACTGAGATGTACTCCAACACCGGTGGACAGGCATCCAAGGCTTCCAACATTGGTGAGGTCTGCCAGTTCGCTGCTGCTGGTAAGGAAATCAGCAAGAAGAGCCTGTCCGAGATCGCAATGACCTACGGTTACATCTATGTTGCTCAGATCGCTCTGGGCGCTAACATGAACCAGGCTGTCAAGGCAATCGCTGAGGCTGAGGCTTATCCCGGCCCCTCTCTGATCATCGGCTACGCTCCCTGCGAGCTGCACGGTGTGAAGGGCGGCATGACCAACTGCCAGAACGAGATGAAGAAGGCAGTTGAGGCTGGTTACTGGAACCTGTTCACCTTCAACCCCGCCAACAAGGCTCAGGGCAAGAACCCCTTCACCCTGACCTCCAAGGCTGTGGATGCCGAGAAGTATCAGGCACTGCTGGCAAACGAGACCCGTTACAGCCGCCTGACCCGTGCATTCCCCGAGCGTGCAAAGGCTCTGTTCGCACGCAACGAGCAGGTTGCAAACGATCGTTACGAGCACCTGACCCGTCTGGTCGAGCTGTACAAGTAATCCTGTTTTCTGAACAATGGCTGGCAATGGCCGCAGCGGCACCCTAGTCCGCAAGGCGGCTGCTCCGCACTGGCGATTACTGCGCAACGCAGCAGTGCGAAACTGCGGCCCCGCCGCCTTGAACAGAGCATGATGAACGTGCAAACGAGCATTTGCGCAAACTTCTGATTTCATTCCC contains:
- the gyrA gene encoding DNA gyrase subunit A, with translation MEEDYVMIPGSGTKKIIRDVKKEIETAFLDYSMSVIVSRALPDVRDGLKPVHRRILYTMHERGNDPSHAYRKSADTVGAVLGSYHPHGDASVYDAMVRLAQDFSLRYPLVDGQGNFGSVDGDPPAAYRYTEARMSRMAVEMLTDIDKDTIDWDPNFDETKKEPSVLPCRFPNLLVNGSQGIAVGMATNIPPHNLSEVIDGCVAYIEDPDIDLPGLMEHIKGPDFPTAGIIMGRSGIRAAYATGRGKITLRGRATIEEKKNGRAQIIVTEIPYMVNKARLIENIADLVKEKRIEGISDLNDETNRKGMRIVIDVRKDANPQVVLNQLYQYTQLQDTVGVIMLAIDHKVPKVMTLKQMIQKYVEFQDEVVRRRTQYDLKKARERAHILEGLKKATDIVDELIATIRACKGGMSEAKAAIMEQFGFDDPQADAIVKLQLGRLAGLEILKIEEELGSLNAKIRDWEEILADDARVLEIVKSELLEMKRRFGDDRRTEIETVTGEVDIEDLIAEEQCVYTLTEAGYIKRQLKATYQAQKRGGRGISGMTRKEEDIVQEMFVGSTHDYVLFVTDKGRLFRIKGYTIAEGSRTSKGTNIVNLLQLAEGEKVTNMLCQSKDTANEGGFVTMVTKQGLIKRTPLEQYANIRKSGLIGIALNEGDALAWTRLTSGHDMLIVATRNGQAIRFNEEDARPMGRSGHGVRAIKLAEGDEVVGVCICRENATILTVTENGKGRRSDIDTYRITARGGKGIRNYDASKDKVAAVKIVDDVDDVLLSSQEGIIIRLHANEIPVQSRYGSGVRVMRLGENDKVMVLARTDHDDEAQTETVEAEEGDEPTAEQLAAMEAADEASASEAPAED
- a CDS encoding manganese efflux pump MntP family protein, which produces MEWSFLFFLNSALLGVGLAMDAFSVSMANGLHDPGMSRKRMCIIAGTFGVFQAVMPMTGWVCVHTIVEMFSSFETFIPWIALALLGYIGGKMLIDGIRGEETEEAAALSAGALFMQGVATSIDALSVGFTIAEYGWLMALAASGIIAVVTFFLCMAGLRIGKKFGTKLSGKASVLGGVILIGIGLEIFISGVFF
- a CDS encoding GntR family transcriptional regulator, translating into MEEYKTDAEIYAVLEREIIDLTLRPGSSLSENPLCARFGAPRSMIRVVLQRLQENGLVKIVPYKGTTVTRLNREIVDELIYERTAVEARVLRDFSPKCTPEQRALIRRRTDAYAALARAEEIDYNKLYEADRLLHETWFAAMGKMYLWRTLQNAHADYSRFRMLDTMTSGGLDEVIADHQNIIAAIERCDLAAFEPLVERHLYGGIRRLGSKLTGEYADYFEPEK
- a CDS encoding RluA family pseudouridine synthase, whose translation is MNILYEDTALVVLDKPAGLTSEEGVPAALRQRWGRPDAYVGVIHRLDTGVSGLMVYARTPGAAAALTKQVTESQQAYAILDGRVEAGPGAPAQPCFLKTYRAVIAGGPDEQLPPEGILRDYLFKDSRKGRVFPVKRPRKGVREAVLEYRIVETAPDGSLSLAEITLHTGRTHQIRVQFASRKHPLYGDGKYGSRFKGDIALQSAGLQFVHPETGEKMAFQLEKPIKAPWDLNPSVTCGDSSPRSGALGITGNL
- a CDS encoding NUDIX domain-containing protein, whose product is MDAAHFEKTLTSEVLFEGRVVTLTKDTALLENGKTATREVVHHHGGACIVPYFEDGTICMVRQFRYAMQQELWELPAGKLEKGENPFEAAKRELEEECGLTADKYTSLGEFYPTVGYDTEIIYTWVATGLHETRMHLDTDEFLTPDRVPLTQAYEMVMRGEIKDGKTIAGVLKLKALLDEGKL
- the nifJ gene encoding pyruvate:ferredoxin (flavodoxin) oxidoreductase, whose protein sequence is MPRAKQTMDGNTAAAHVAYAYTDVAAIYPITPSSPMADSVDQWSAAGQKNIFGNQVKVVEMESEAGAAGAVHGSLGAGAVTTTFTASQGLLLMIPNMYKIAAEQLPCVFDVSARTVATQSLNIFGDHSDVMACRQTGFAMLVESSVQEVMDLSPVAHLAAIEGRVPFLNFFDGFRTSHEYQKIEKWDYADLKEMCNMKAVEEFRAKALNPEHPKMRGSHENGDVFFQHREACNSAYDALPAVVEKYMAKINEKLGTNYDLFNYYGAPDADRVMIAMGSVCDVADEVIDYLNAKGEKVGIVKVRLYRPWVSSALLKVLPKTAKKVAVLDRTKEPGSLGEPLYLDVAATLREAGLNDVVLTGGRYGLGSKDTPPSSIFALFKELEKDQPKERFTLGITDDVTGLSLPEVKPAPITAAAGTKECKFWGLGGDGTVGANKNSVKIIGDHTDKYVQAYFQYDSKKTGGVTISHLRFGDKPIRSPYYINQADFVACHNPAYIHMGMKMVQDVKPGGVFMINCQWTDEELGQHLNAEAKKYIADNNIQLYTINAIDKAIEIGMGKRTNTILQSAFFKLADVMPIEDAVNFMKQAAQKSYGKKGQDVVEMNWKAIDAGVDAIHKVDVPASWSNPEADPAPKALTGRPELVKQIRDVMEPIARMDGDSLPVSAFVANANGEWEQGASAYEKRGTAVNVPEWDASKCVGCNQCAFVCSHATIRPFQLTADELAAAPAQTKSRDNRPANEYKFVMAVSPLDCMGCGECVTVCPTKAIAMVPQESQADQQAVFDYCVANISKKPSKFADDTVIGSQFNQPLLEFSGSCAGCAETSYARLITQLFGEKMYISNATGCSSIWGGTASISPYTVNKDSGHGPAWCNSLFEDNAEHGLGLYLGQKTVRENLIKRIAEVAGSDKASAELKAAFDKFMETKNNTKANDEPAKALIAELEKAAAAGCTESAEILKSKEFIAKKSVWIFGGDGWAYDIGFGGLDHVLASGEDVNVMVFDTEMYSNTGGQASKASNIGEVCQFAAAGKEISKKSLSEIAMTYGYIYVAQIALGANMNQAVKAIAEAEAYPGPSLIIGYAPCELHGVKGGMTNCQNEMKKAVEAGYWNLFTFNPANKAQGKNPFTLTSKAVDAEKYQALLANETRYSRLTRAFPERAKALFARNEQVANDRYEHLTRLVELYK